Proteins from a genomic interval of Coccinella septempunctata chromosome 2, icCocSept1.1, whole genome shotgun sequence:
- the LOC123308303 gene encoding solute carrier family 46 member 3-like, whose translation MSIGSIPRALSLEFLDNKNNNDAPMSLCQKVRFISTHITLEPLTFVYAVSSILIQLTTTNLNLEKACRLQLHYNTSICDAMCERDKSGYSPEQEIEVQKLVSNMAAFKSVCTGIFPGLLMLFFGSWSDRHGRRKPVILVPLIGECITCTCLYLCSYFFYELPLMFNAFSESIPYSITGGWFCFFVGSYSYVSAISSQENKTVRIGALSMCMSVGLTTGILLSGFLIKPIGYKAIYMSSFIMLSLALVYCLMIVRDNHIQDAEQKNQSFIRDFLDIGHVKNTFKVCFKEGSVNRKNKMRIIMVLSMIITGPFFGEYAVLYLLTRLKFKWNEVDFSYFNGLHFCVQTFGSIFAMAYFSKYLKMDDAMIGCIAVVGKLLACIIYALAPSAVFFYMGAVVDVFHGTVHIVLRSLMVKIVPAEELGQSNSVFAICEAAMPLVFGPLYTAIYNRMLNIFPSSFFFLSSIFFGAALILFGYLYSINMKEKKFNAEIQRNIDQEENLLKKACFNEIKKSIEKLKNIS comes from the exons ATGTCTATTGGAAGCATACCAAGAGCTCTCAGTTTAGAATTCTTAgacaataaaaataacaatgatGCGCCCATGTCCCTCTGTCAAAAAGTCAGATTTATCTCCACGCATATCACCTTGGAACCCCTGACTTTCGTTTACGCTGTTTCATCGATCCTTATACAGCTAACAACAACAAACCTGAACCTAGAAAAAGCCTGCCGTCTTCAACTCCATTACAACACCTCCATCTGCGACGCCATGTGCGAAAGAGATAAGTCTGGCTACTCGCCAGAGCAGGAAATTGAGGTCCAAAAGCTGGTTTCTAATATGGCAGCTTTCAAATCGGTATGCACGGGTATATTTCCAGGACTTTTGATGCTCTTCTTCGGCTCATGGAGCGATAGACATGGCAGGAGGAAGCCTGTGATATTAGTACCACTCATCGGTGAATGCATCACATGTACATGCCTGTATTTGtgttcttattttttttatgagctACCCTTGATGTTCAATGCCTTCAGTGAATCAATACCTTATTCCATAACtggaggatggttttgtttcttCGTAGGCAGCTACAGTTATGTTAGTGCGATAAGTTCTCAAGAAAACAAGACTGTCCGAATCGGAGCTTTGTCGATGTGTATGAGTGTTGGTCTCACTACTGGAATTTTGCTTAGCGGTTTCCTGATTAAACCAATTG GTTATAAGGCCATTTACATGTCATCATTCATCATGTTGTCACTAGCACTGGTTTATTGTTTGATGATTGTTAGAGATAACCATATCCAGGACGCAGAGCAGAAAAATCAAAGTTTCATCAGAGACTTTTTGGATATTGGACACGTGAAAAATACTTTCAAGGTGTGTTTCAAAGAAGGATCAGTcaatagaaaaaataaaatgaggATAATAATGGTATTGTCCATGATTATAACGGGTCCATTTTTTG GTGAATATGCTGTTTTATACCTATTGACAAGGTTGAAATTCAAATGGAACGAAGTCGATTTCAGTTATTTCAATGGCCTTCATTTCTGCGTGCAAACATTCG GTTCTATATTTGCAATGGCGTACTTCAGCAAATACCTAAAAATGGATGATGCGATGATTGGTTGCATTGCTGTTGTTGGGAAGTTGTTAGCATGCATTATTTATGCTCTGGCACCATCAGCGGTCTTTTTCTACATGG GAGCCGTGGTTGATGTCTTCCATGGTACTGTCCATATCGTTTTGAGATCTCTGATGGTTAAAATAGTTCCTGCTGAAGAATTAGGCCAATCGAACTCAGTTTTCGCGATATGTGAAGCTGCCATGCCTTTGGTTTTCGGTCCTCTCTATACCGCAATTTATAACCGCATGTTGAACATATTTCCTTCGTCATTTTTCTTCCTATCTTCAATCTTCTTCGGAGCAGCTCTCATTTTGTTCGG GTACCTTTATAGTATCAATATGAAGGAGAAGAAATTCAATGCGGAAATACAAAGAAATATAGATCAAGAAGAGAATCTCCTGAAAAAGgcttgtttcaatgaaatcaagAAATCGATAGAgaagttgaaaaatatttcatag